The following is a genomic window from Vicinamibacteria bacterium.
GCGCTCCTTGAACGTCGTCAGCGCGCTGCGCTCAACCGAGAGAAGACGCCGAGCGCCCGGAGAATCCAGATGAGTAGCGCTGCGCCGAGAATGGCTACGATCCAGGATGCAGGCGCCCCCTGAGCGCGCACACCCAGGGCATTGGCAACGTAGACGCCGAGAAACG
Proteins encoded in this region:
- a CDS encoding GlsB/YeaQ/YmgE family stress response membrane protein; protein product: MDLASTNLFITLIIGGIVGWLASIVMKANNQMGILANVIVGIFGSFLGVYVANALGVRAQGAPASWIVAILGAALLIWILRALGVFSRLSAAR